The following are encoded in a window of Astyanax mexicanus isolate ESR-SI-001 chromosome 6, AstMex3_surface, whole genome shotgun sequence genomic DNA:
- the sh3glb1a gene encoding endophilin-B1a isoform X1, whose amino-acid sequence MDFNVKRFAADAGTFLSRAVQFTEEKLGQAEKTELDAHLENLLTRAECTKHWTERILKQTEVLLQPNPNVRIEEFFYEKLDKKAPTRMNNHELLGQAMIDSGNEFGPGTAYGNALVKCGETEKEIGGAEREFIQSSAINFLTPFRNFLEGDFKTILKERKLLQNKRLDLDAAKTKLKKAKMAEARAAAEQDLKMTQSEFDRQAEITRLLLEGVSSTHAHHLRCLNDFVEAQTTYYAQCYQYMVDLQKQLGSFPSTFSSNNNQASMMGGASVSVPTLPVSSSLPGAGGRSSSGFSELLSSGGSRKARVLYDYDAAGSSELSLLADEVITVSSVPGMDSDWLIGERGNQKGKVPITYLELLN is encoded by the exons ATGGATTTCAACGTTAAAAGATTTGCAGCGGACGCCGGAACCTTCCTGAGCCGAGCTGTGCAG TTCACAGAGGAGAAGCTGGGCCAGGCGGAGAAGACTGAGCTGGATGCACATTTGGAAAATCTTCTCACCAGAGCAGAATGTACCAAACACTGGACAGAGAGGATTCTGAAGCAGACAGAAGTGCTGCTGCAGCCAAATCCAA ATGTTCGGATAGAGGAATTCTTTTATGAGAAATTGGACAAAAAAGCCCCCACGCGAATGAACAACCACGAGCTGCTGGGTCAGGCCATGATCGACTCCGGAAACGAGTTTGGGCCCGGAACGGCTTACG GAAATGCTTTGGTAAAATGTGGCGAGACGGAGAAGGAGATTGGTGGAGCTGAGAGGGAGTTTATCCAGAGCTCAGCTATCAATTTTCTCACACCTTTTAGGAACTTTCTGGAAGGTGACTTCAAAACGATATTG AAAGAACGTAAGCTGTTACAAAATAAACGTCTGGATCTTGATGCTGCGAAGACGAAGCTGAAGAAAGCCAAGATGGCTGAGGCCAGAGCTGCA gcggaGCAGGATCTGAAGATGACGCAGAGTGAGTTTGACAGGCAGGCTGAGATAACTCGACTCCTGCTGGAGGGAGTCAGCAGCACACAT GCTCATCACCTCCGCTGCCTGAATGACTTTGTGGAGGCTCAGACCACGTATTACGCTCAGTGCTATCAGTACATGGTTGACCTACAAAAACAGCTTGGAAG CTTCCCGTCCACGTTCTCCTCCAATAATAACCAGGCATCGATGATGGGCGGGGCCAGCGTTTCCGTGCCGACCCTGCCGGTGTCCTCTTCTCTTCCCGGCGCCGGGGGGAGGAGCTCCTCGGGCTTCAGCGAGCTGCTGAGCTCGGGCGGGAGCCGTAAAGCACGAGTTCTGTACGATTACGATGCTGCCGGCAGCAGTGAACTCTCCCTCCTCGCTGATGAG
- the sh3glb1a gene encoding endophilin-B1a isoform X2, protein MDFNVKRFAADAGTFLSRAVQFTEEKLGQAEKTELDAHLENLLTRAECTKHWTERILKQTEVLLQPNPNVRIEEFFYEKLDKKAPTRMNNHELLGQAMIDSGNEFGPGTAYGNALVKCGETEKEIGGAEREFIQSSAINFLTPFRNFLEGDFKTILKERKLLQNKRLDLDAAKTKLKKAKMAEARAAPLSTTPPPGDVGYAANVCYLVNFLHVKWLKMWAEEVMKAEQDLKMTQSEFDRQAEITRLLLEGVSSTHAHHLRCLNDFVEAQTTYYAQCYQYMVDLQKQLGSFPSTFSSNNNQASMMGGASVSVPTLPVSSSLPGAGGRSSSGFSELLSSGGSRKARVLYDYDAAGSSELSLLADEVITVSSVPGMDSDWLIGERGNQKGKVPITYLELLN, encoded by the exons ATGGATTTCAACGTTAAAAGATTTGCAGCGGACGCCGGAACCTTCCTGAGCCGAGCTGTGCAG TTCACAGAGGAGAAGCTGGGCCAGGCGGAGAAGACTGAGCTGGATGCACATTTGGAAAATCTTCTCACCAGAGCAGAATGTACCAAACACTGGACAGAGAGGATTCTGAAGCAGACAGAAGTGCTGCTGCAGCCAAATCCAA ATGTTCGGATAGAGGAATTCTTTTATGAGAAATTGGACAAAAAAGCCCCCACGCGAATGAACAACCACGAGCTGCTGGGTCAGGCCATGATCGACTCCGGAAACGAGTTTGGGCCCGGAACGGCTTACG GAAATGCTTTGGTAAAATGTGGCGAGACGGAGAAGGAGATTGGTGGAGCTGAGAGGGAGTTTATCCAGAGCTCAGCTATCAATTTTCTCACACCTTTTAGGAACTTTCTGGAAGGTGACTTCAAAACGATATTG AAAGAACGTAAGCTGTTACAAAATAAACGTCTGGATCTTGATGCTGCGAAGACGAAGCTGAAGAAAGCCAAGATGGCTGAGGCCAGAGCTGCA CCTCTTAGCACCACTCCCCCGCCGGGAGACgtcggctacgcggctaacgtcTGTTACTTGGTGAATTTTCTTCATGTGAAATGGCTGAAG ATGTGGGCGGAGGAAGTGATGAAG gcggaGCAGGATCTGAAGATGACGCAGAGTGAGTTTGACAGGCAGGCTGAGATAACTCGACTCCTGCTGGAGGGAGTCAGCAGCACACAT GCTCATCACCTCCGCTGCCTGAATGACTTTGTGGAGGCTCAGACCACGTATTACGCTCAGTGCTATCAGTACATGGTTGACCTACAAAAACAGCTTGGAAG CTTCCCGTCCACGTTCTCCTCCAATAATAACCAGGCATCGATGATGGGCGGGGCCAGCGTTTCCGTGCCGACCCTGCCGGTGTCCTCTTCTCTTCCCGGCGCCGGGGGGAGGAGCTCCTCGGGCTTCAGCGAGCTGCTGAGCTCGGGCGGGAGCCGTAAAGCACGAGTTCTGTACGATTACGATGCTGCCGGCAGCAGTGAACTCTCCCTCCTCGCTGATGAG